A segment of the Phoenix dactylifera cultivar Barhee BC4 chromosome 15, palm_55x_up_171113_PBpolish2nd_filt_p, whole genome shotgun sequence genome:
TTTTGGCTGATTTTTTGTATTGAATTTTATAATGAACACAAAAGCTGAGTGGATCTTAAGCAAAAGACAGAGCACAGAACAAATAAAATGGAACCAAAGAATAAATGAGAGCAGAAGTTTGAGAAATCAAGAATCCTACCCATATTCGCATAGCCAAAAGCAACTAACTGCTTGTTAGCTTACATTCCCAGTGCAATGCATATAAATTTAAACTAGCCCATTTAAAATATAACACATTATCAGACCTTAGATACAAAGAGTTCTTTTAGTTCTGAAATACAACCTATACAATAATTATTTCTGGTAAAAGATACAATAATTACACATACAGCAGGAAAACTGAAATTCAAAACAATAATTTTTATATCAAAACACTAAATTTTTTATATCAATCTCTCCAAAGAAATCTTAATTTTAAGTCATCATAATCCAACAAGAAGTAAAATAATGATGATTTCAAGAATGAGGGCATAAAGCTTCAGCAGACAAGAACACATGCATATACTTGAGAAGAAAAAACTGTAGTGGAAAATTAGCAACCATTATTTAAAGGTTCCTTTTTAACAATATGATTTATGTAGATATGAGTCTCAAACACAATGTTTGTTTTAGACGCCCGCACAACATTAAGCTAAAATAAACAGTTTATATCCATATGGATACAGAAAAATAGCAGCACAACTAATGAGGATTGCAGATACAGTGCATAAAATCATAGAAAAGCAAATAGTTTGACTACAAAGAAATTGGAGCCCTAAAAATAGACAAGCAATGGGAGGCCAATATTCATAATAGGTACCCCTTTGACTAAgtcaacagcagcagcagcatcaGAAACTGGCTAGCTTCGTTTAAAACTCAAACAAGTGAGACATTTACctcttcatcatcttcatctccaTCAAAATCCTCCTCATCAGCCTCCTGCATCATCACATTATTGAAAAGTGCAGAAGAGTCTTAGGTGAACTCAGAAATGATGTTCGGTGAGAAGAAATATCAATATTTGACAAAAGAAAGAGTAATGGACGGAAGGGAGAACACttgcattattaaaatatttcaaagggTTGGGCCATAAATCTTCCTTGATAATCTCTGCCACCTGCATCAGTTTGTTGTAGAGGAAACATAAGCAGACAGAAAATGTATGGGAAAAGAAGCTCGAGGTTTGAACTAATTCAAAAACTGAAAACAGGAATCTGCATACAAGATAGCAGACTTCATAAAATAGGAAGATTAAAAAAACAAGACAAACATCAAGACCAggttatcatataatttttttttgataacagaagcataaaaagaaaaattgatttgaaagATTTGGAATAGTCCAAACTCCAAAACAATCAGTCTTTCCAATGTTACTATGAATTATTACCTCATCTGTTACTCCATCTGAGAAATTTTTCAGTTCAGTTTCACCAAACCAACTAAAGAAACTGCattaaaaaatcaaaacaaagaATGAGAAAACAAGTCAGGCATCCAAGTATCATGCAACATATAATGATACAAAACCATGTTCAACAAATATTACTGTTAGACTTGTGTTCAGTATCTTTCTATGAATAGAACATGAATGTGGTAGAGATGAGAACAATGGAATACATGGGTAGTAAAACTTGGAAGGACAAGGAGTGGAACATTTACGCTAGAAGAGGTGCAGAACTTGCACTAAGGATGAAATGACAAACAACTGACACAAATCAAAATATTCAGGACCAGAGGAGGGCCTTGGCAAATGAACTGCCTGGTTTTTAAGAGAGCTAAAAAAAAGGGAATTCCGTATTGTGGCATACTTGGAAGGAATATGTATATGACATACATAAATATGAGCAATCAAAATATTGAAAGCAATGACAACACAACTATCATGAATTATAATAATTTATTCAACATGACAAAACCAGTTAAATGTCCATCTATTGCCTAGAAAACAAGATTACAAGGCACTAAAGCCAACCTTTCCTCAGTAAGGGGTCGCTTGCTTCCCTTCTTCTCATGACCATTACCATTGGCAATATCCTACAGATATTACaaaaaagaaacattagaattaATACCTGACTCAGAAAATTATCAATGAATACGATAGAAGATATTATACTTACCATACCCTCCTTCCACTTGATAGTCGTACCGGTTATATTAGTAGTTCCTTCCTCGGTGAAGGAATATGTCTTCACAAGCTTTGTGTCCTCAAAATATGGGTTAGGAGAGAAGTTCTATACATGCAAacaccaaatcaattaattaaaaataataaataacatCAAGATACTTATTTCATAACCAAAAAATGGTTTTTTTAGTAAAAATGCAACAACTCACAAATACAATGGAGTAGCCTGATTTCACATCTTTACAATCTTCAACATCTAACGAAACCAAGTACTTGAAAATCTGCATCAAAGGAAATTTATTAACACAAGCACCTGTAAATCTATCAAGGGTCCGAAATAATACCAGATCTGATAGATCCATAACAACCTAGCACAGGTCACAGAATGATATCTCAAGGTGATATAGTTAATATATTTATTCTGGATGCAGTAACAACTTCGACCACATCTAGTTTGATCATAGCATGTCATGATAATAACAGCATCCATACCTTTTGGTCGTCCTCGGTAAGAAGATCGCTAAGAGCAGGATGACTCAGGAACTAAAGGGTTGAGCATTTCacacaaaaatacaaaaaagaaaggaagaaatatTAGATGAGAATGTTCCAGAAAAGAGGTTGTAGCCTAATTATAAAGTTactaaaaagagagagattacaAACCGCAGTTAACCAAAAGTCTGGAATGGATTGGATGATTTCATTCCGTTTAATGTAGACAGGTCTGCGAACCTCGTTATATTTCTGTTCCACCTCCAAAACTTTATCACTTGCTTCCTCATTAATCTACAAACATAAATGAGATTAGCAAATCGCAGACACAGGCAAGAGGCATACAGCTTTAGGAAGCGAAACTTGCCATACTCTTAACAAGTGAGCCAAATCCATTGAGGTTCAATGAGAATAGCAGCACACTCAAGTAACAAAACCAACAAGCAATTCAACCATTTATGCAGCTAACACTTCTTACTTACCACACCTAAGAACATAGTAAATCTATGATCAATGAATGTATATCCAGTAAGATAAACTGTGGAAATCTACAAGTATAGATTGCGATGCTTGCAGTACATGCAATTTCATCAAAGTTTACATATGTGCTCGAGCATTTATAATTCACAAGGAGGATCCTCCACTCACTACATCAGAAAGCCAATGCTTGAAATTTGGTTTCCTTCTTTTTAAAGGATTTCCATGGTGGGGAAACTTAACAGTGGGTTTGAGGTTTGATTGTTCAACTGCATTGTTATTATACAAtaagaatattaaaaaaattgctaCATAGGACTTTGAccttaaattatatttgaaaaactagcctaTGAGAGATGCTATCATGAAGCAAGGCCATGCAAATGTATATGTTTGGGCTTTTCTAAATTGCTTTGGCTCACATGAGGCGTTAATGAAAATGGATAAAGGGGGATCGCTCAAGATCAAGGTTATCAAAAACAGCCATCTAAAAGCTTACGCAGCAGCTTAAATAACTACATGGTGCTGAAAAATGGAAGAACCACTTGCCTACACATTGCGACCAGCTCAGTCTGCTTAAACATTTGAAGAGCCATTCAGTCCATTATAATGCTTGGATGAACATAAATTTACAATGTTGATCACTAAGATTTCAAATTGCTTGGTTATTTTTATGACTACTATAAAATCACAATAATAAACAATGTTGCTTTCATTCAAAACATTGCATAACATAGAATTCTTGCACGCACGTACACCTAAGCATCCAGAGAAGAATTGATGAAGTCGGGGGCTCAAATCACATGAAACAATACATGTTGATTTGAATTCATATTTAGCTGCAAAGAATGCAATATAGTGTATCAAAGTATCAGAAGTACCACATGGCTTAGATTAAGCACAGAAACAAAGAAACAACAAAGTCCAGGAAGTTTAATTTCCATATTCTTCCCAATACTGTGGGATCTTCTCATTACATAATTATTAATGTAGGTCTTAATGTTCTATCTTGAGTAAGACTAGTGTGTAGAGCTTGTACTTTAGGTATCTATTAGCTTGAGGAACTTCTAAAGTCACTAGGACTTAAATTTGGAAAATTTAACGAGCTTTCTAGCAAGGCCTTACAAAAATTCAAATGTTCTATGGACCCCTTAAACATTCCTTTAATTCTGAAAAATAAGTATATATCTAAAAAATGTAGAACTTTGCATCTTATTACTTAGAAACATGTCCAAGCTGGGTGGGCTAGCcctccatttttccttgaaagaaagggaaaatAGGATATCTGTTCAAGCTACTTACTACAGATTGTTTGCACCTTAAGGACTCAGGGCATGATAGCTTACACCTTAGATCCTTGCACCCCAATATAGCACCTCAACTATGCGATGTCCCTCCTTCATATGCCTAACCTAATAGCCCTCCATCCTAACTCATAACTATTCTAATATTCCTATTGCAAATCAAATTCCTTCTACATCCTTCTTCATATTCTCCAAAACCAACCATCCACTATTTAATGCCCTCCAAGTCACCTAAACCTACAAATATTCAACATTTACACCTTCACCAGTTAGTGAATCCTTCTTTTtaacctgaaactcatccaTCCCTGTTTGCTGCAAAACTTTCTCTGTTTGGATTAATCACTACTACAACACTCATGCTTTCTGCTTTTTGTCTCAACATTCAACCTTGAATTGTAACGATTGACAATACGGATTGCCAAATTACCAAGTCAGCTCTAACATGACAAGCAATTGCCAAATTGCAACTTATGAAATAACTGATCCTCAATTAGAACTGCCACTGTGTACGTAGTATTAGCATTCAGGAATTTATTACCATAATAATGGTATCATAAGTTACACTTTCTTCCTGAACAATCAATCTTTCTATgctattataaataataattgTTGGAATTCCTTGCACTGCTATCCAACAAAATAATAAGAATAACAATTTGACTGACTACCAACACTTTCCCAACAACAACAGAGCATTGACATGATATCTAGTTGCATTATAAGCTATCTTGCATTCATAAATCTATAAGCCCCCATCCATTTAAATATGATAAAATTCTTTACACTGCAAAAATAGAAATTGACATAAAATTCAACAATAGTAGAACCACAATCCACTTCATCCAAATATAATGCTCTTATTAAAATCAATATAACTGTGTTGATTGTTATGCCTCATAAGAATTCATTTGTGTCTACCAATTCCTATATAATTGCTTGGAGGCACCTATCAATAGAGGAACAGAATAACAAACATGCAGAAGTACCGATCCAACCAaaataatcacaattcaacaaGCCACCAAGACATCTTGATTAAAAAACGAACTTTGAcccaaaaaaactaaaattttcgCTAGCACACTCACCTAAACATCATAAAATTCTATACACTGCAAAAAATACAGAATAACGCAAcacttgcaaaaaaaaaagaagaaataaccAAAAGACACTTTATGACATccaaatattaaatttttattgCAGTTAAAATAAATGCATCAACTTGTTGCCGCAGAAACATAAAGCAACATAAAATTCACgaaaaaaagaatcaaaacattTCAAGACATCCAAATACCAAATTACTATTGCAGGTAAATTAGGCGTCCATTTGTTACTCACAACAAGAACCCAATAGTCATTGATCACCTAACAATCGGTCAACAGAGGAGAGACCATCAAGAATTCTAAAAGACGATTCTCTTCTATACACATTTGAGAAGTGAACTATCTCGCAAAGGATACAAAAGAACATACACACTGAAGCACCAACCCCAGATTAAACCATCATTCGATACGAAAAGAACAagcaaaaaaaatccaaaaagaaaGCAAGAATACAAGAAATCGAAAGAAGCGTTACCTTCTCGAGCTCGTCTTGAATCTCCTGAAGCTTCTCGATGGACAGCACGAGCTCTCCGTCAACGTGATCGGAATCCTGCTCCTCCCCTCGCTCCGCTACCTTCGACTTCTTCCCCTTGTCCGCCACCATATCTTCCCCCTTCGGTGTCCGAAACCCTAACACTAACCTGGGGGGAGAGAGacagagaacgagagagagaaaggagtggAGGCGATAAGGGTTTTGGCCACCGGAGAAGGAAAACCGACGAGGGACTTCATAACAGTAAACATTTCGTTAATTTATACCAGCTCGTATGAGCTGAGATCCCGTCACTCGCCAGTGAGCCTACCGCTTCCCGCTTTCTTGTATCCTGCTCATCTTGGCCGTCCGTATGATGGGTTTTGGGGTCTTGTTGACGGTGCTGATCGTAAGGGCGGAATGCGGGGGCGCGCACCGGGTTGCCCATCTCCCAGCGGGAGATAtttaaaaccctaaccctaggagCGGCGGTGGTCAAGCAGAGCAGTGCTGCTGACCGTCTGATGGTTGGGCCTAACCGTGGTTGCTGCACGATGAACGGTGATGGACAGCGATGATAGATGGACTAACATGATGTCATAGCCGTCCGGTCGAGGGACCACGGCTATTTACTACAACGGTCAGGATCATCCGATCCAAATGAATTGGAGCAAATGAGTCAAGATCTGCCGCCGAAGTTACCCTCTAAAGACATCCTGTCCGCTGATAGAGTGTCTCCTGGGCCAGTCTATACGAGTTCGAGTCCGGGAAGCCCAACAACGCAAAGCCCAATGATACTTTGGTTGCTGCATAAACTAGGCCTGGCCTTTGACACGTCCAATTCATTGGAGGCGAAGTATGAACAGTTATatgaatgtatatatatatatatatatatatatatatatatatttggtacAATATAAAGTTATAATGCGAATGCACGAGAAATAAAAGGAAAGGTGAAAGCATTTTAATTATCGCTTGAAAGTGAGAGTATAAAGAGGGACTGGTTGATGGACTTCTTGTCAATCTCTAATCTTTATAaagaaatttaaattaattgatAAAAGCAGTGCCTTGTTTTTTACGCAATTTCTTATATATATTCTCAGGGTTGTTTTAGAGTGAATTTAGATATGTACTTTCTTATTGTTCTTTTTCAATATTCATAGAATCATGTGTAATAGAGAAGTGTGACATGAAATCTCATCATATATCTttgctttctgattttgttggctgtATTCACATCCGTCATGTGTGAGCcaccgatgtaccaaaaaaaaaaaaatttatacatCTAGCTTGGCATCAGATCTCAATACACGACTtaagaaatgaagaaagaaagaaaagaacgcATGACACATTTTATAGTATTTCTTATTATCATTTGAGGAACATCGATAAAACATTCCCAAGTCATGGTTACATTCCCAATTACTTGCCTTTCCGTTTAACAACTAGATGCGTTTATCATAACCTGCTATCTCTTATCAAGTTATATGATTCCCATAAGACAAAATGTAGGCAAACACAAATCTTGTGGTAGAGCCACAGCGTAtgtgaaagaagaaaaggaatttAAATCTTTGATGAGCAACTCAGTTTTCGTCTAATATTTTAGATTCTTATAATTTTTCTCATTCTTGATGAACATCTTATCTAACTTTATTCCCTGTAAAACCCCAACATTTTCTTTGCTTTGTAAATCCTTCTCATCATGAATAAAGAATTTTCCGCCCTAATAGCACATAATATCGCAAGTTTGATGGAGTTAATACAtttataccctttttttttctcgagAAATCAGACCTTACTAGTTAGATGCTTTCCTCTGCTCCCCCATTTGAATTGGATGTGAATGTTTGTGGTGTATTGTAGCCCCATGCTTTAGCATGACCATATTAAAAGAATATAATCATAGTTTTATGAAGGGAATAGATTCGCTCcaccattagtttctttgtaTTAGCATGAGATTACTAAGAACATGTTTGGAAAATCCAGTAGGACTGGGCCTATTAGCCTATCCAGCCTTTTTTTATGGCCCGTCCTATTTTTGGCCTAAATTCCATCTATAGGTTTGTTGGATtgcaagattaaaaaaaaaagagatctccataattttttttcgttttcttatagaatttggaTTGTAGAGGGATTGAGTTGATATGGGTGTTACTTAAATAGACTCTATAATTCATGATCCAACAGAAAATCTAGTCTAATTTTGCTGAATTTTTTGAGTCATAAATTGAAGTACTTCTACATGGAGCTTGAGTTTAGAGTAGATTTCACAACATCAGTGGAAATTTACATCTGTTTTTTGGAATCTCTACCCGAACCATTCTGGTGTGAAGGATGGGATTTTACGTTTATATTTCCTTCATACTTTGATAATAAATTATATGAAGCTAAAAAGATTTACAAAGTTGTGAAAGGTGGCATGGTCACTACGTTTGGAGACACAGCCAGAGTTTGCATGATCAACAAAAACCATATTAAGAGATAGATCAAGATTTTAATCTAACATTTGTTAGTCAcccaagaagcaaggacatatACATGAAAAATCATACAAAAAAGATACATTAGTCTTCATTTTTCCCCCTTTGCTCTTTAAACTTGTTTGACACACTTTGGCAATATATAGAATGCCCACCGCACACACTGGTCAAGCAACTGGTATTGGTAGACGTAACATATGATCTAACCAATCAAATACATTCATATGAAAATTCTATGATTCATCACCTCTTTAATTTTTGTTTCAAGTTCTCCACCTTGAGCTCCATGTCAGCATTAAGTGTACATCCCTCCATAATGAGCTTAACCATCTCTATGTGCACAAATGCCCATGCCTCTAAACTAGTCCGCTTTAAGCGTATGTCTAAAATTGTGCCATGGAGCAATGAATCGATAGCATCCCGTGAGATATGATGGttgatttttctttgattttcttgaAGTTTTTTTCTAACTTTTGGAGGGAGGAAGAGCTTTCTCTATCCTATTCCATTGATATATGTGTGCAAATATTTATAGACGAGACTCATGGTTTTGGCTAGTAACAACACTTCCCTGATCGTCCATGCCTCTATACATAGGGGAGGAGGCAGATACGTGtcttatgttttgattttgggACATGCCACGAGTTCTTCAAATAGTTCGAGCTTTAGAACTATTTGCCTTTTAGAGCCTGTTTGGTTGATTGGATCGAAAATTCTATTAGATTCGTAGATTTGGTGGCCCAGCCCGGCCTATAACCCAAAAGGCACCATATTGACATTATTTCATGTAGACAATGTGCCGAGGAAAAAAGAGTTTAGCTAACGCTGCAGGACACattgaagaagaaaaattaattattagaagtTAGAGCAAATAGAAGCTCCTAACAAGAATTAGTGATTAATGATGATCCTTTAAATCATTTTGATGATCTGTCAGATGATGAATCCTATGATACAAGTTTTGGAAGAGTGTTTATGTGCGAGCTACGTGGTTATGCATGGGTATGTGCGtttgtttttatgtttttttttaatttaatcttCTGCACAGCAAGCCAACTGGCAAGAGATAGTCTTCTCTCAATTAGGCATGGTGAGCTACGAAATCTTGAGATCCAATAGAAGCACACATACCAAACACTATAAAATCCATACTAAACGTCCTCAGAGTTAGAGACAAATTCTTGCCATATTTACTTTCTAGAGTTGGTTCCATCAAGATTCAATGATACCAAGGTATTAACACATAGTAGAACTTTATAAACTACAAATTAGATCCCCAAACATCACTTGCCGCAGCATATGTCCAATGCTGCCCAAAAATTACTACCAAGTAAACTCACTCGATACCTTTGTATACCAGAAACCATCCAGTATATTTGAGCTACACAAGAAACATCAACTAGTACATCATAAAAAaacatttaaaaagaaaaaggaagaactaGCATCAAAATGGGATATTGGAGAAGGCTTCTGTCACAACAAGTTgcaataaaactagaaaaattaTTCCCAGGAACTTTTGCCTGGCAATCTCTCTTCTGGCTCTGGGAAGAGATTGCTAGCAAGTAACCTTATCAGGTGGACTGAGTTCTCTCGTGTTCCAAATTAGAGGCCAAAGTTGCAGAGCTGGAGGAATTGCATTTCAGTATCCACATACTTGGTCCATAGATGCTTGTATTGGTTCAACGCAACATCAAGCCATGGCTTCATGTTCCCATTGAAGTGTATGACTGCAGCATTGTGGATTTCATCTGGACTAACATTTGGATTGTAACCAAGTCCCATCACATGCCATGACTTGTCTAATGGTTTAGTGGTTGTGTAAAACGTCATCAATCCTGCTGGAAGCACAGTCTCTGGGTTCCAGAGCATTCCATCTTCATTCTGTCAAAATAACAGCATTAGTTCAGATACCACATAAATCTAGTTTCTTTTAGCGGCATATCCTAAACTTGACGATAAGATGAGATATGCCGCATGCAAGTCTGGTAATCCAAGGCAAAAGAAAGACATAAAATAAATCAGAGAAAATTTTTAACCAAGACATATCATGAATATGTTGGTACAAACAGTCAGAACTATGACaacaataaaaattcaaaaatgattAGAGAAAATTGTGACGGACAGGTTCTTCCAGGAGCAAGGGGATTATTAAGGTTTTGTCGCCCACCAAGAAGAGAGACCAGGTGTGCATTAGTATATGTAACAGGTTCGAAACTTATTTGGAAGACATAAACATGCCAATTAGTGAAAATAATGACTTAGCATGTTTGATAGGCATATGGAGGCCAATACTGTTGCAAGAATACCAGACTAATATGGTTGATTGGAGAAAATTCTAAATACAATGTTTAACTATTCCAAAGATCAGTTTTTTAAAATGTTGAAACTCATAGAAGGTTGGAATGATAGTGAAGTGGCAAAGGGAGAACAtctatcttaacaatttataaaatattctcATCTCAACAGCTAGGAAGGATGGTAATGGGAGGAGGGACACTATGGTGCTCTCAAATGTGGACTCAGTTGATCTGAATTTAATGAACATCCACAAGTTGGGCGGATTTTAAACTGGACGAAAGATGTGTCGATGACTCAGTTTAAGAACTCATATTTTTGAAAAGGTGCCCACTTCTGGGTAAAGTTCTTACAACTTATGAACAAAAGTGAGATTTGTTTGATTCAAAGCGGCAATTAGGAGATGTGTACAGTTTGCTGATTGGAAAAGATCCTCACATTGCACAAATTGCAGAGTGGAGACTTGCATACACGTATCATTCTTCATGCAAGAAAATAACAGCAATTATTCAACAAAAAACTTTTCACTGTGCTTTACAATGTGCAGAAAGTAAGTTATTCGGTGAAAATCAAAAACAGTAAAGAAGGTTACAGAAATTATATAAGCCAACTGTCTCTATTGTTTTCACAGTTAGTCATGAAACTTCCAAAGCTAacacaaaaaaattaaagattctTCAGTAAAACAGGTAAAATATGTCTTGCCGAGTGATGCATGAGCAGAGAAAAAAGTAAGCAAAAGTCATAATTCTGAAGCAGAAAGACATACTAAATCAGAGTACCAAATCAATCATTAATCTTCGATAACATATAAGACAGCAGTACATCTTTCATGCACTCAAACAAAATAATCTTAGATAGTTACATATCAAGAATTGGGGAATGAAATCATGCAGCAAAGGGTTGCTCTGGCAAAACATAATATATGCCCCAGTTATGGCAACAAGATattatgttaaaatatttgaaaactAAGCAAATAATATGATTCattcatccatccatccattaaGTAAGAAAGAatctagaaaacaataaaacaaagataagaagaagCTTGAAAGTGCTCACCAGATCCTGGTATTGATGGAATTGCTCAGTGCACCTATCCCTCCGCCATGCGTCGAGATCAAAGACATTCACCCCGTAGGCCCATGCGCAAGCCCTTGGGCTGAACCGCTCCTGGACCACCGGATGGGAGAAGTTCATGTACCTATCGTACCTCCTGAAGCTCCCAAAACACATCTCCACCGCCCCGTTCACCTTCCCGTCCAAATCCACCCTCCACAGCCCTGCCAGATCCTTCTGCACCACCAAATCGTCCTCCAAGAACACCACCCGCCGCAGCCTCGGATACATCTCCGGCAAGTAGAACCTCAGGTAGTCCAGCAGCGCCAGATCCCGCCGCCCGCCGTCGATCTGCTGCATCACCGGCGAGTAGGAGGAATTCAAGAACCCGAAGTCCGCCACCGACTTGACCTCCACCCGGGCGCCCCCGGCGGGCGGGCGAAGGGTGAACCAGACCTGCATCGCGTCGAGGTACATGGGGTCGGTCACGACGTGGAAGACGTGCTTCCAGGGCTCGGCCGCGTTCCGGATGGCGGAGTTGACGACGGTGGAGATGGCGATCACGTTGTTGGAGATGAGGACGTAGTGGTAGAGATCTGGGTCAGCGAGCTCCGGTGGTTCGGGGCCGGGTCGGCGGTAGGAGTCCGGGTGGGCGATGCGGTCCTCCATGAGGCGCATGGCGAGGCAGTGGAGGCTCTTGGGGGTGGATCCGGCGGCGACGCGGTTGGTGAGGGCGCCGAGCTTCTTGGCGCGGTGGAGCTGCTCGTGGATGGCGAAGATCGTGTCGCGGAGCTTCTGGATTTTGAGCTGCGTGTCGAAGGACTCCTTGGATTCGGAGATGAGGGCGCGGGCGAGCTTGATGCGGTCCTTGGCCTCCTTCTCGAGGGGGCGGAGGGAGTCCTCGTCGGAGGGGAGGTTGGAATCGAGGCGGGCGGCGAGGGATGAGAGGGAGGCGGCGAGGTCCTCGAAGACGCGGAGCTGGCGGGAGTTGTCGAGCTTGAGGCGGCGGGCATAGGCGGCGTAGGCGTGGACGAGGGCGGAGTGGTCAGCGGCCtggcggaggaggaggtcgAGGCGGGTGCGTAGGGGGTCGGACTTGAGGGAGAAGAATGTGCGGATAAGGTAGGGGCGGAAGGAGGCGCCGGCGGCGGAGGGATCGCCGGCAACGAAGGAGGCGCCGGCGGCGGAGGTGGCGGCGGAGGACGAGGGGTTGGTGGAGAGCAGCACCGAGAGGGCAGCCAGGAAGATGAGGGTGAGCATCGCCGACACGAACACCCGGTAGCCGAACACCCCACGGATGCCCGTCGCCGGACGGCCAGGCCGGCCTCCCGCCATCGCCTCTCACCGGTATGCCGGCCTTTCCACCGGATCGACTCTAAAtatctaataataataataataataaataattaatgaaAAGTGGCATTCTTCTCTCTCGGTGCTTCGCTGAGATGAAGCGGGTGGGAAGAGAGTCGCCGGCGGGCAAAGGGGAGTGGTTTCATGGTGTCGAGGAGTGAGGTGGACCGTTCATTTCGCGTTGCCGACTGTTGGGTTACATCTGGACTGTCCCTCCGACTTATATGATGATGATACTGGGAACTTACCATTTGGCCTTTTTGATGCAACTGTTTGCTCACTTCTTCGTGCTCTATGATCATGCGAGGCGTGATGACGACAAAAGAAGCGCATTTACTGCTGTGCCGCGACCGCGCGGGACCTGATGGTCGGCGGAGCGAGCCGGCTCGGTGGATGCTAACCTAGCCCACTGGCGCTTCTTCCAGCCTTTAGACCGATGAGTTGCGGAAAGTGGAACGTGACAGATCACTAACTGGCAGACTGCATTTACTGG
Coding sequences within it:
- the LOC103716413 gene encoding probable galacturonosyltransferase 9; the encoded protein is MAGGRPGRPATGIRGVFGYRVFVSAMLTLIFLAALSVLLSTNPSSSAATSAAGASFVAGDPSAAGASFRPYLIRTFFSLKSDPLRTRLDLLLRQAADHSALVHAYAAYARRLKLDNSRQLRVFEDLAASLSSLAARLDSNLPSDEDSLRPLEKEAKDRIKLARALISESKESFDTQLKIQKLRDTIFAIHEQLHRAKKLGALTNRVAAGSTPKSLHCLAMRLMEDRIAHPDSYRRPGPEPPELADPDLYHYVLISNNVIAISTVVNSAIRNAAEPWKHVFHVVTDPMYLDAMQVWFTLRPPAGGARVEVKSVADFGFLNSSYSPVMQQIDGGRRDLALLDYLRFYLPEMYPRLRRVVFLEDDLVVQKDLAGLWRVDLDGKVNGAVEMCFGSFRRYDRYMNFSHPVVQERFSPRACAWAYGVNVFDLDAWRRDRCTEQFHQYQDLNEDGMLWNPETVLPAGLMTFYTTTKPLDKSWHVMGLGYNPNVSPDEIHNAAVIHFNGNMKPWLDVALNQYKHLWTKYVDTEMQFLQLCNFGL
- the LOC103716423 gene encoding NAP1-related protein 2 isoform X1, with translation MVADKGKKSKVAERGEEQDSDHVDGELVLSIEKLQEIQDELEKINEEASDKVLEVEQKYNEVRRPVYIKRNEIIQSIPDFWLTAFLSHPALSDLLTEDDQKIFKYLVSLDVEDCKDVKSGYSIVFNFSPNPYFEDTKLVKTYSFTEEGTTNITGTTIKWKEGMDIANGNGHEKKGSKRPLTEESFFSWFGETELKNFSDGVTDEVAEIIKEDLWPNPLKYFNNEADEEDFDGDEDDEEKGSEDDEDGDQDDDEEEDDEDDS
- the LOC103716423 gene encoding NAP1-related protein 2 isoform X2, which translates into the protein MVADKGKKSKVAERGEEQDSDHVDGELVLSIEKLQEIQDELEKINEEASDKVLEVEQKYNEVRRPVYIKRNEIIQSIPDFWLTAFLSHPALSDLLTEDDQKIFKYLVSLDVEDCKDVKSGYSIVFNFSPNPYFEDTKLVKTYSFTEEGTTNITGTTIKWKEGMDIANGNGHEKKGSKRPLTEESFFSWFGETELKNFSDGVTDEVAEIIKEDLWPNPLKYFNNEADEEDFDGDEDDEEGSEDDEDGDQDDDEEEDDEDDS